A genomic segment from Bradyrhizobium sp. ISRA430 encodes:
- a CDS encoding TRAP transporter substrate-binding protein, producing MKFRLFRLGLMAGVLLAATPVLAQTKWNLPAAYPADNPHSENLVAFAKDVEAATSGKLQITVHPGASLFKAPDIKRAVATGQAQMGEVLLSIHENEDPVFGIDVVPFLATSFPEAMKLYQASKPAIAKKLDAQGLKLLFAVPWAPQGVYVNKPLATIEDMKGLKWRAYNVGTARIGELVGAQAVTIQAAELPQALATGVVNSFMSSGGTGYDSKAWESLKYFYDVQAWIPKDYTFVNKAAFDALDKPTQEAILKAAATAETRGWKAWEEKSNWYIAQLKAKGMTVEPPSPALKAGFQKIGEQLTADWLKKAGANGQALIDAYKKM from the coding sequence CGCCCAGACAAAGTGGAATCTGCCTGCGGCATATCCAGCCGACAATCCGCATTCGGAGAATCTCGTCGCCTTTGCCAAGGACGTCGAAGCCGCGACCTCAGGCAAGCTGCAAATCACCGTCCATCCGGGCGCGTCGCTGTTCAAGGCGCCGGACATCAAGCGCGCCGTGGCGACCGGGCAGGCGCAGATGGGCGAAGTGCTGCTATCGATCCACGAAAACGAGGATCCGGTATTCGGCATCGACGTGGTGCCGTTCCTGGCGACCAGCTTTCCGGAGGCGATGAAGCTGTATCAGGCTTCCAAGCCAGCGATCGCAAAGAAGCTGGACGCACAAGGCCTGAAGCTGCTGTTCGCCGTGCCGTGGGCGCCGCAGGGCGTTTATGTCAACAAGCCGCTCGCGACCATCGAGGACATGAAGGGCCTGAAGTGGCGCGCCTATAATGTCGGAACCGCGCGGATCGGCGAACTGGTCGGTGCCCAGGCGGTGACGATCCAGGCCGCCGAGCTGCCGCAGGCACTCGCTACCGGCGTGGTGAATTCATTCATGTCGTCGGGCGGTACCGGCTATGATTCCAAGGCATGGGAATCGCTGAAGTACTTCTACGACGTGCAGGCCTGGATTCCGAAGGACTACACCTTCGTCAACAAGGCGGCGTTCGACGCGCTCGACAAGCCGACCCAGGAGGCAATCCTCAAGGCGGCCGCAACGGCGGAGACACGCGGCTGGAAGGCCTGGGAAGAAAAGAGCAATTGGTACATTGCTCAGCTCAAGGCCAAGGGCATGACGGTGGAACCGCCAAGCCCGGCGCTGAAGGCCGGCTTTCAGAAGATCGGCGAACAGTTGACGGCCGACTGGCTCAAGAAGGCCGGGGCCAATGGCCAGGCCCTGATTGACGCCTACAAGAAGATGTAA